In Streptantibioticus cattleyicolor NRRL 8057 = DSM 46488, a genomic segment contains:
- a CDS encoding phosphatase PAP2 family protein, with product MAELALDGSNPDVGLLYLVNGVARHCPGWFRQVVTFGAEYGVLAVLAALLAWCWWRVARRQGAGAPAAVAGVAWAVLSAGLAVLLSVPVRSLVARRAPVVDHDQLTVLVPGRTGFSFVSGHATLAMAVAVGLFMVHRRTGLAAIALAALDGLGYVFMGTHYPTDVIGGFALGTATSLLLAPLAMLALAPLAAAVGRGRAAVLVRAPGRPRTAGVRGEPYPEPTAADKDLAA from the coding sequence ATGGCTGAGCTCGCGTTGGACGGCTCCAACCCCGATGTCGGACTGCTCTACCTCGTCAACGGGGTCGCCCGGCACTGTCCGGGGTGGTTCCGTCAGGTGGTCACCTTCGGCGCCGAGTACGGGGTGCTCGCGGTGCTCGCGGCGCTGCTGGCCTGGTGTTGGTGGCGGGTGGCGCGGCGGCAGGGCGCGGGGGCGCCGGCCGCGGTCGCCGGGGTGGCCTGGGCGGTGCTGTCGGCCGGGCTCGCGGTGCTGCTGAGCGTGCCGGTGCGGTCGCTGGTGGCCCGCCGCGCCCCGGTCGTCGACCACGACCAGCTCACCGTGCTCGTCCCCGGCCGCACCGGGTTCTCCTTCGTCAGCGGCCACGCCACGCTGGCCATGGCGGTCGCCGTCGGGCTGTTCATGGTGCACCGCAGGACCGGCCTCGCCGCCATCGCGCTGGCCGCGCTGGACGGCCTGGGGTACGTCTTCATGGGCACCCACTACCCGACCGACGTGATCGGCGGCTTCGCCCTGGGCACCGCCACCTCGCTGCTGCTCGCCCCGCTGGCCATGCTGGCGCTGGCCCCGCTGGCGGCGGCGGTGGGCCGGGGCCGGGCCGCCGTACTGGTACGGGCGCCGGGGCGGCCCCGTACGGCCGGGGTGCGCGGCGAGCCGTACCCGGAGCCGACCGCCGCCGACAAGGACCTGGCGGCCTGA
- a CDS encoding ATP-binding protein: protein MASLDPIAALTDAFTSFLFGKVETTRLPVRTSTGQAQAVYLPTAAPGLGDSGVIIGREVYSGKGYIYDPFQLYGQQLPAPHWLVLGESGNGKSALEKTYVLRQLRFRDRQVVVLDAQGEDGVGEWNLIAQQLGITPIRLDPMAALDGGIKLNPLDPAITTTGQLALLRTIIEVAMGHGLDERAGFALKVAHSYVHHNVTDRQPILTDIVDRLRHPAAESAESMNVDIEDVRAWGLDVALVLDRLVDGDLRGMFDGPTTAGIDLDAPLIVFDLSHIDRNSIAMPILMAIVGVWLEHTWIRPDRVKRIFLVEEAWHIINSPFVAQLFQRLLKFGRRLGLSFVAVVHHLSDVVDGAAAKEAAAILKMASTRTIYAQKADEARATGRVLGLPRWAVEIIPTLTPGIAVWDVNGNVQVVKHLITEAERPLVYTDRAMTEASTGPAARERTADEVTLGKQLADDVVA from the coding sequence ATGGCCTCGCTGGATCCGATCGCCGCCCTGACCGACGCCTTCACCAGCTTCCTGTTCGGCAAGGTGGAGACCACCCGGCTGCCGGTACGCACCTCCACCGGCCAGGCCCAGGCGGTCTACCTGCCCACCGCCGCCCCGGGCCTGGGCGACTCCGGAGTGATCATCGGCCGCGAGGTCTACAGCGGCAAGGGCTACATCTACGACCCGTTCCAGCTCTACGGCCAGCAACTCCCCGCCCCCCACTGGCTGGTGCTCGGCGAGTCCGGCAACGGCAAGTCGGCGCTGGAGAAGACGTACGTCCTGCGCCAGCTGCGCTTCCGCGACCGGCAGGTCGTCGTCCTGGACGCACAGGGCGAGGACGGCGTCGGCGAGTGGAACCTGATCGCCCAGCAGCTGGGGATAACCCCCATCCGGCTGGACCCGATGGCCGCCCTCGACGGCGGTATCAAGCTCAACCCGCTCGACCCGGCGATCACCACCACCGGCCAGCTCGCGCTGCTGCGGACGATCATCGAGGTCGCCATGGGCCACGGGCTGGACGAACGCGCCGGCTTCGCGCTGAAGGTCGCCCACTCCTACGTCCACCACAACGTCACCGACCGGCAGCCGATCCTCACCGACATCGTCGACCGGCTGCGCCACCCGGCCGCCGAGTCCGCCGAGTCGATGAACGTCGACATAGAGGACGTACGGGCCTGGGGGCTGGACGTGGCGCTCGTCCTCGACCGGCTGGTCGACGGCGACCTGCGGGGCATGTTCGACGGGCCGACCACGGCCGGGATCGACCTGGACGCGCCGCTGATCGTCTTCGACCTGTCGCACATCGACCGCAACTCGATCGCCATGCCCATCCTCATGGCCATCGTCGGCGTCTGGCTGGAACACACCTGGATCCGCCCCGACCGGGTCAAGCGGATCTTCCTGGTGGAGGAGGCCTGGCACATCATCAACAGCCCGTTCGTGGCCCAGCTCTTCCAGCGGCTGCTGAAGTTCGGTCGGCGGCTGGGGCTGTCGTTCGTCGCCGTCGTCCACCATCTGTCCGACGTGGTGGACGGCGCCGCCGCCAAGGAGGCCGCGGCCATCCTCAAGATGGCCTCCACCCGGACGATCTACGCCCAGAAGGCGGACGAGGCCCGGGCCACCGGACGCGTCCTGGGGCTGCCCCGGTGGGCCGTGGAGATCATCCCCACGCTCACCCCGGGCATCGCGGTGTGGGACGTCAACGGCAACGTGCAGGTGGTCAAGCACCTGATCACCGAGGCGGAACGGCCGCTGGTCTACACCGACCGGGCGATGACCGAGGCGTCCACCGGACCGGCCGCCCGGGAACGCACCGCGGACGAGGTGACGTTGGGCAAGCAGCTCGCCGACGACGTGGTGGCGTGA
- a CDS encoding SCO6880 family protein, with amino-acid sequence MTTQPVGQRRTYLIGKARPNAIVGKNRETGEIVLIVVGAALGMLCGLAIPYLPLRILGLITCPLLAFAAVFLPYRHRTFYRWFEINRSYRRTLRNSATYRSGAIEAGTRLDGREIEVGPPPGIGRVTWLTAPFGPDEIAVLLHLDRRTATAVIEIEGPGVGLRDSEDQEALVERFGTLLKHVANGDGFVTRLQMLARTLPADPDAHAKDVAQRGADDAPGWLKSSYDQLQSMVSTSSEQHRAYLVACMHYTRELAAEAAAMSRATGHTRDEGLAIVMARELNDICARLAEADIRVRQPLGQARLASLLHSMYDPDHPIDHIQAMSRRNAWPAELDATEPTFLQAKTRESATRAPWCHATAWVKEWPLTPVGVNFLAPLLVHTPDVIRTVAVTMDLEPTDVAIERMLTEKTNDDAEASRAAKMNRVVDPRDIAHHSRVDQRGEDLAAGAAGVNLVGYITVSARSPEALARDKRTIRASAGKSYLKLEWCDREHHRAFVNTLPFATGIRR; translated from the coding sequence ATGACCACACAGCCGGTCGGCCAACGCCGGACCTACCTGATCGGCAAGGCCCGGCCCAACGCCATCGTCGGCAAGAACCGGGAGACCGGCGAGATCGTCCTGATCGTCGTCGGCGCCGCCCTGGGCATGCTGTGCGGGCTGGCCATCCCCTACCTCCCGCTGCGCATCCTCGGGCTGATCACCTGCCCGCTGCTGGCGTTCGCCGCCGTCTTCCTGCCGTACCGGCACCGCACCTTCTACCGCTGGTTCGAGATCAACCGCAGCTACCGCCGCACCCTGCGCAACAGCGCCACCTACCGCTCCGGCGCCATCGAGGCCGGCACCCGGCTCGACGGCCGGGAGATCGAGGTCGGCCCGCCGCCCGGCATCGGCCGCGTCACCTGGCTCACCGCCCCCTTCGGCCCCGACGAGATCGCCGTCCTGCTCCACCTCGACCGGCGCACCGCCACCGCGGTGATCGAGATCGAGGGCCCCGGCGTCGGCCTGCGCGACAGTGAGGACCAGGAAGCCCTGGTCGAACGGTTCGGCACGCTGCTCAAGCACGTGGCCAACGGCGACGGCTTCGTCACCCGGCTCCAGATGCTCGCCCGCACCCTGCCCGCCGACCCCGACGCCCACGCCAAGGACGTCGCCCAGCGCGGCGCCGACGACGCCCCCGGCTGGCTGAAGTCCTCCTACGACCAGCTCCAGTCGATGGTCTCCACCTCCTCCGAGCAGCACCGCGCCTACCTGGTCGCCTGCATGCACTACACCCGCGAGCTGGCCGCCGAGGCCGCCGCGATGTCCCGGGCCACCGGCCACACCAGGGACGAGGGCCTGGCCATCGTGATGGCCCGCGAACTCAACGACATCTGCGCCCGGCTGGCCGAGGCCGACATCCGGGTCCGCCAGCCGCTCGGCCAGGCCCGGCTCGCCTCGCTGCTGCACTCCATGTACGACCCCGACCACCCCATCGACCACATCCAGGCGATGTCCCGGCGCAACGCCTGGCCGGCCGAACTCGACGCCACCGAACCGACGTTCCTCCAGGCCAAGACGCGCGAGTCGGCCACCCGGGCGCCCTGGTGCCACGCCACCGCCTGGGTCAAGGAGTGGCCGCTGACCCCGGTCGGCGTCAACTTCCTCGCCCCGCTGCTCGTCCACACCCCCGACGTGATCCGCACCGTCGCCGTCACCATGGACCTGGAGCCCACCGACGTCGCCATCGAGCGGATGCTCACCGAGAAGACCAACGACGACGCCGAGGCGAGCCGGGCCGCCAAGATGAACCGGGTGGTCGACCCGCGCGACATCGCCCACCACAGCCGGGTCGACCAGCGCGGCGAGGACCTCGCGGCGGGCGCCGCCGGGGTCAACCTGGTCGGCTACATCACCGTCTCGGCCCGCTCCCCGGAGGCGCTCGCCCGCGACAAGCGCACCATCCGCGCCTCCGCCGGGAAGTCGTACCTGAAGCTGGAGTGGTGCGACCGCGAGCACCATCGGGCGTTCGTGAACACCTTGCCGTTCGCCACCGGAATCCGTCGGTAA
- a CDS encoding C40 family peptidase: protein MSGRRARGHRVWLGVTIAVGSGFAFVALLVIGTYSAASSLLGGGRAVGLAPGAVPARYSALVEKWGNLCPQLSPPVLAAQLYSESGWDPAARSGAGALGIAQFMPGTWATYGVDGDGDGKADVWDPADAIPSAAAYDCELAKEVHGISGDTTANMLAAYNAGLDPVLRADGVPHYAETQGYVRNIKALAQSFTAPVTPVAPSQQAAGAIYFAQSKLGTPYLWGGTGTADDGGRFDCSGLTQAAYHSVGIELPRVANDQWNAGPHPKRDELLPGDLVFFAHDLSDPRSIHHVGIYVGGGYMIDAPHTGAVIRFDPIDGADYFGATRVTQDGALALPRQGPAASAPGA from the coding sequence ATGAGCGGCAGGCGGGCGCGCGGGCACAGAGTCTGGCTGGGTGTCACCATCGCGGTGGGGTCCGGCTTCGCCTTTGTCGCCCTGCTGGTGATCGGCACCTATTCGGCCGCCTCGTCGCTGCTCGGCGGCGGCCGTGCGGTGGGGCTGGCGCCGGGGGCGGTGCCGGCCCGGTACAGCGCGCTGGTGGAGAAGTGGGGCAACCTGTGCCCCCAGCTCAGCCCCCCGGTGCTCGCCGCCCAGCTGTACAGCGAGTCCGGGTGGGACCCCGCGGCCCGCAGCGGTGCCGGGGCGCTCGGCATCGCCCAGTTCATGCCCGGCACCTGGGCCACCTACGGGGTCGACGGCGACGGGGACGGCAAGGCCGACGTGTGGGACCCGGCCGACGCCATCCCGTCCGCCGCCGCCTACGACTGCGAGTTGGCCAAGGAGGTGCACGGCATCTCCGGTGACACCACCGCCAACATGCTGGCGGCCTACAACGCCGGCCTCGACCCGGTGCTCCGCGCCGACGGCGTCCCCCACTACGCCGAGACGCAAGGGTACGTACGCAACATCAAGGCGCTGGCGCAGAGCTTCACCGCGCCGGTGACCCCGGTGGCCCCCTCCCAGCAGGCGGCCGGCGCCATCTACTTCGCGCAGTCGAAGCTGGGCACCCCGTATCTGTGGGGCGGCACCGGGACGGCGGACGACGGCGGCCGGTTCGACTGCTCGGGGCTGACCCAGGCGGCCTACCACTCGGTGGGCATCGAGCTGCCCCGGGTCGCCAACGACCAGTGGAACGCCGGGCCGCACCCGAAACGGGACGAACTCCTCCCCGGCGACCTGGTTTTCTTCGCGCATGACCTGAGTGATCCGCGCAGCATCCATCACGTGGGGATCTACGTGGGCGGCGGTTACATGATCGACGCGCCGCACACCGGTGCCGTGATCCGCTTCGACCCGATCGACGGGGCGGACTACTTCGGGGCGACCCGGGTGACCCAGGACGGGGCGCTGGCGCTGCCGAGGCAGGGTCCGGCCGCCTCCGCGCCCGGCGCCTGA
- a CDS encoding type IV secretory system conjugative DNA transfer family protein — translation MTPPTRTRREGGIPDGLLVFLIGFLLAVTVLVWTATGLAGLFAHGHWPDSLYFTHTPQAMRQLVVSPKNVAAAWPDVRPADLPGPGLLWGILISELMVLLVLLGFGVGTVSRMRAVRAARRNAAAPPHPPAPPAPLPPPVAAPAYAAGVPSGAPAPTATGTGASEPAPTPRQPVEQAPQPLVEQPPPTIPTGQLDGSYVLFTGHHPDRGGEAVEPVVLAAPGPVVVTCPDARLWERTAAGRAAVGPVHLYDPEHLVDAPERLRWAPHSGCEDPSVATARARALLAPLRTHDVTANDAAATLLRCWLHAAAVDGLPFRQLHRWAAGSGAAEPVRILRTAREAASGWSGELEATLHAHPERRDTAQEAVRQTLAGLNSVHIRDACTPARGDRFELESFVRDRGTLYVVGEPREDPRSRPGAMPLLTALVSSVVEHGRRMAAGSSPGRLDPPMTCALDQVAALAPLPELPGLMGQGPALGIVTLAVLRSQEQARHRWPTREAPSIWRTATACVTADG, via the coding sequence GTGACCCCTCCGACGCGCACCCGCCGGGAGGGCGGCATCCCGGACGGCCTGCTGGTCTTCCTGATCGGCTTCCTGCTCGCGGTGACGGTCCTGGTGTGGACGGCCACCGGGCTCGCCGGGCTGTTCGCCCACGGCCACTGGCCGGACTCCCTGTACTTCACCCACACCCCGCAGGCCATGCGGCAACTGGTGGTCTCCCCCAAGAACGTGGCCGCCGCCTGGCCCGACGTCCGCCCCGCCGACCTGCCCGGCCCCGGACTGCTGTGGGGCATCCTCATCAGTGAGCTGATGGTCCTGCTGGTACTCCTCGGCTTCGGGGTCGGCACGGTGAGCCGGATGCGCGCGGTGCGGGCGGCCCGCCGCAACGCCGCCGCCCCGCCACATCCGCCGGCCCCGCCCGCGCCGCTGCCGCCGCCGGTGGCCGCCCCGGCGTACGCGGCGGGTGTCCCCAGCGGCGCCCCGGCTCCGACGGCGACGGGTACTGGCGCATCCGAGCCCGCGCCGACCCCACGGCAGCCCGTCGAACAGGCACCGCAGCCGCTGGTGGAGCAACCCCCGCCCACCATCCCCACCGGCCAACTCGACGGCTCCTACGTGCTGTTCACCGGACACCACCCGGACCGTGGCGGCGAGGCCGTGGAACCGGTGGTGCTGGCGGCCCCCGGCCCGGTCGTCGTCACCTGCCCCGACGCGCGGCTGTGGGAGCGTACGGCGGCCGGACGGGCGGCGGTCGGCCCGGTACACCTCTACGACCCCGAGCACCTGGTGGACGCCCCGGAACGGCTGCGCTGGGCCCCGCACAGCGGCTGCGAGGACCCCTCGGTCGCCACCGCCCGCGCCCGGGCGCTGCTCGCCCCGTTGCGCACCCACGACGTCACCGCCAACGACGCGGCGGCCACCTTGCTGCGCTGCTGGCTGCACGCCGCCGCGGTGGACGGGCTGCCGTTCCGCCAGCTCCACCGCTGGGCGGCCGGCTCGGGGGCGGCGGAACCGGTACGCATCCTGCGCACGGCACGGGAGGCGGCGTCGGGGTGGAGCGGCGAGCTGGAGGCGACGCTGCACGCCCACCCGGAACGCCGGGACACCGCGCAGGAGGCGGTGCGTCAGACGCTGGCCGGGCTCAACTCCGTGCACATCAGGGACGCTTGCACGCCGGCGCGAGGTGACCGGTTCGAACTGGAATCGTTCGTGCGCGACCGGGGAACACTGTATGTGGTGGGCGAGCCGCGGGAGGATCCGCGCTCCCGCCCGGGTGCGATGCCGTTGCTGACCGCACTCGTGTCAAGCGTGGTCGAGCACGGCCGGCGCATGGCCGCAGGGTCATCCCCCGGCCGGCTCGACCCACCAATGACCTGCGCCCTCGACCAGGTCGCCGCGCTCGCCCCGCTGCCCGAACTCCCCGGTCTGATGGGCCAGGGCCCCGCGCTGGGCATCGTCACGCTGGCCGTGCTGCGCTCTCAGGAGCAGGCCCGGCACCGCTGGCCGACCCGGGAGGCCCCGTCGATCTGGCGTACGGCCACGGCCTGCGTCACGGCGGACGGCTGA
- a CDS encoding GNAT family N-acetyltransferase yields the protein MDYDIRPARPSEWAKAKALRLTALRDPIARSAFASTYEQEAGHPDEFWQRRASGNTTFVAVEPSTGAWVGTATVLVETEARYPVPQTHVVGMYVLPEHRGSGAAEALVRAGVEWSWRRPEIARVRLWCSDGNPRAFSFYTRLGFAKTGVSAPHPPDPTLTGFELALDRPLDASEHP from the coding sequence ATGGACTACGACATCCGGCCGGCCCGCCCGAGCGAGTGGGCGAAGGCCAAGGCACTGCGGTTGACGGCGTTGCGCGATCCGATCGCCCGGTCGGCCTTCGCCAGCACGTACGAGCAGGAAGCCGGCCACCCCGACGAGTTCTGGCAGCGCCGGGCGTCCGGGAACACCACCTTCGTGGCCGTGGAACCGTCCACCGGAGCGTGGGTGGGCACCGCCACCGTCCTGGTGGAGACCGAGGCCCGTTATCCCGTGCCGCAGACGCACGTCGTGGGGATGTACGTCCTCCCGGAGCACCGGGGGAGTGGGGCGGCCGAGGCGTTGGTGCGGGCGGGGGTGGAATGGTCGTGGCGGCGGCCGGAGATCGCGCGGGTGAGGTTGTGGTGCAGCGACGGGAACCCGCGGGCCTTCTCCTTCTACACCCGCCTGGGGTTCGCCAAGACGGGGGTCTCCGCCCCGCATCCGCCGGACCCCACCCTCACCGGCTTCGAGCTGGCGCTGGACCGTCCGCTGGACGCTTCCGAGCATCCGTAG